The following coding sequences are from one Geothrix sp. window:
- the pruA gene encoding L-glutamate gamma-semialdehyde dehydrogenase, which yields MSNAIFSLPDSHSEPILPYAPGSRERALLKAELDRQFNQQLDIPLIIGGREVRTGKTQKAVCPHDHQHVLATYHEAGEAEVRLAIDAALAAKKDWEATPWEDRAAIFHKMGSLISSKYRYILNAATMLNQSKSAYQAEIDSTCETADFFRFNAKFMEQIYQQQPISDPHVWNRVHYRALEGFVLAVTPFNFTAIGANLATAPAIMGNTVVWKPASTSILSNYYLMQLFKEAGLPDGVINFIPGRGSMIGRIALEHRDFAGLHFTGSTGVFNSMWKTISDNLPRYKSYPRLVGETGGKDYIFMHASADAVETAAAIVRAGFEYQGQKCSACSRVYIPASRWTEMQGLILGLLAEVKMGDVRDFRNFFNAVIDEAAFDSTMKYIELARNAKDAKIIAGGKGDKSKGYFIEPTVILTTDPKFVTMEEEIFAPVVTIYVYDDAQLAETLKVLDGTSPYALTGAIFARDRYVINQLTEALANTAGNFYINDKCTGAVVGHQPFGGARASGTNDKAGSFLNLIRWTSPRTIKESFTPPRDIKFPFMEAE from the coding sequence ATGTCGAACGCCATCTTCAGCCTGCCCGATTCCCACAGCGAGCCCATCCTCCCCTACGCCCCCGGATCCAGAGAGCGCGCCCTCCTGAAGGCCGAGCTGGACCGGCAGTTCAACCAGCAGCTCGACATCCCGCTCATCATCGGCGGCCGGGAAGTGCGCACCGGAAAGACGCAGAAGGCCGTCTGCCCCCACGACCACCAGCACGTGCTGGCCACCTACCATGAGGCCGGCGAGGCCGAGGTGCGCCTGGCCATCGACGCGGCCCTGGCCGCCAAGAAGGACTGGGAGGCCACGCCCTGGGAGGACCGCGCCGCCATCTTCCACAAGATGGGCAGCCTCATCTCCTCGAAGTACCGCTACATCCTCAACGCCGCCACCATGCTCAACCAGTCGAAGAGCGCCTACCAGGCGGAGATCGACAGCACCTGCGAAACGGCGGACTTCTTCCGCTTCAACGCGAAGTTCATGGAGCAGATCTACCAGCAGCAGCCCATCTCGGATCCCCACGTGTGGAACCGGGTCCACTACCGGGCCCTGGAAGGCTTCGTCCTGGCGGTGACGCCCTTCAACTTCACGGCCATCGGCGCCAACCTCGCCACGGCCCCGGCCATCATGGGCAACACGGTGGTCTGGAAGCCGGCCTCCACCTCCATCCTGTCGAACTACTACCTGATGCAGCTCTTCAAGGAAGCGGGTCTGCCGGATGGCGTCATCAACTTCATCCCCGGCCGCGGCTCCATGATCGGCAGGATCGCCCTGGAGCACCGCGACTTCGCGGGCCTCCACTTCACGGGCTCCACGGGGGTCTTCAACAGCATGTGGAAGACCATCTCCGACAACCTGCCCCGCTACAAAAGCTATCCCCGGCTGGTGGGTGAGACCGGCGGCAAGGACTACATCTTCATGCACGCCTCCGCCGATGCGGTGGAGACCGCCGCCGCCATCGTCCGCGCCGGCTTCGAGTACCAGGGCCAGAAGTGCTCGGCCTGTTCCCGCGTCTACATCCCCGCCTCCCGCTGGACCGAGATGCAGGGGCTCATCCTGGGCCTGCTGGCCGAGGTGAAGATGGGCGACGTGCGCGACTTCCGGAATTTCTTCAACGCCGTCATCGACGAGGCCGCCTTCGACAGCACGATGAAGTACATCGAGCTGGCCCGGAACGCCAAGGACGCCAAGATCATCGCCGGCGGCAAGGGCGACAAGTCGAAGGGCTACTTCATTGAGCCCACGGTCATCCTCACCACGGATCCCAAGTTCGTGACCATGGAGGAGGAGATCTTCGCCCCGGTGGTCACCATCTACGTCTACGACGACGCCCAGCTCGCCGAGACGCTGAAGGTGCTGGACGGGACCTCGCCCTACGCCCTCACCGGCGCCATCTTCGCCCGGGATCGCTACGTCATCAACCAGCTCACGGAGGCCCTGGCCAACACCGCGGGCAACTTCTACATCAACGACAAGTGCACCGGGGCCGTGGTGGGCCACCAGCCCTTCGGCGGCGCCCGGGCCTCGGGCACCAACGACAAGGCCGGCAGCTTCCTGAACCTGATCCGCTGGACCTCCCCGCGCACCATCAAGGAGAGCTTCACGCCTCCCCGGGACATCAAGTTCCCGTTCATGGAAGCTGAGTAG
- a CDS encoding substrate-binding domain-containing protein translates to MNRSTILRWGLALATALSSACLAAAPPAERTLILATTTSTQDSGLLDDLIPRFERQTGYVVKTIAVGSGQAIAMGKRGEADVLLVHSPEAEKTLVADGSGVNRRIVMHNDFVLLGPPADPAGITKRTALESLQRIAAAKATFLSRGDNSGTHAMELKLWKAAGVTAEGQAWYQQTGQGMGQTLAIAAEKRAYTLSDRGTYLALQKKLGLAILHEGDPSLRNVYHVIEVNPARFPKVNAAGARAFADFLVSKDVQARIKEFGIATFGSPLFFPDAGIQE, encoded by the coding sequence ATGAACCGATCCACGATCCTGCGATGGGGCCTGGCGCTGGCCACGGCGCTCTCCTCCGCCTGCCTGGCGGCCGCGCCGCCCGCCGAAAGGACCCTGATCCTCGCCACCACCACCAGCACCCAGGACTCCGGCCTGCTGGACGACCTCATCCCCCGCTTCGAAAGGCAGACAGGCTATGTGGTGAAGACCATCGCCGTGGGTTCGGGCCAGGCCATCGCCATGGGCAAGCGCGGCGAGGCCGACGTGCTGCTGGTCCACTCCCCCGAGGCCGAAAAGACCCTCGTGGCCGATGGATCCGGCGTGAACCGGCGCATCGTCATGCACAACGACTTCGTGCTGCTAGGGCCCCCCGCCGATCCCGCCGGCATCACGAAGCGCACGGCCCTGGAAAGTCTCCAGCGGATCGCCGCTGCGAAGGCGACGTTCCTCTCCCGGGGCGACAACTCCGGCACCCATGCCATGGAGCTGAAGCTGTGGAAGGCCGCGGGCGTCACCGCCGAAGGCCAGGCCTGGTACCAGCAGACCGGCCAGGGCATGGGCCAGACACTGGCCATCGCCGCCGAGAAGCGGGCTTACACATTGTCAGACCGGGGCACGTACCTAGCCCTGCAGAAAAAACTGGGGCTCGCCATCCTCCACGAAGGCGATCCGTCCCTCCGGAATGTCTACCACGTCATCGAGGTAAATCCCGCGCGGTTTCCCAAGGTGAATGCGGCCGGAGCCCGCGCCTTTGCTGACTTCCTGGTGTCGAAAGATGTCCAGGCACGCATCAAAGAATTCGGAATCGCAACCTTTGGCTCACCGCTATTCTTCCCTGATGCCGGCATCCAGGAATAG
- a CDS encoding winged helix-turn-helix domain-containing protein — protein MTKPAPSAVTIRIRIAVGENIAIGQGKADLLEAIGRTGSISAAARELDMSYRKAWMLVDEMNQCFPSPVVTAAKGGLRGGGAVVTELGQEALTRFRRIQAKAFKAIEEDVREFRKRLLD, from the coding sequence ATGACCAAGCCCGCCCCTTCGGCCGTCACCATCCGCATCCGCATCGCGGTGGGCGAGAACATCGCCATCGGGCAGGGCAAGGCCGATCTGCTGGAGGCCATCGGCCGCACCGGCTCCATCTCCGCGGCGGCGCGGGAGCTGGACATGAGCTACCGCAAGGCCTGGATGCTGGTGGATGAGATGAACCAGTGCTTCCCCAGCCCCGTGGTGACCGCCGCCAAGGGTGGCCTGCGGGGCGGCGGCGCGGTGGTGACCGAGCTGGGCCAGGAGGCCCTCACCCGCTTCCGCCGGATCCAGGCCAAGGCCTTCAAGGCCATCGAGGAGGATGTCCGGGAATTCCGGAAGCGCCTGCTGGACTGA
- a CDS encoding molybdopterin molybdotransferase MoeA, translated as MPTPAEALALILDRVAPRSPRRLPLEAILGMAAAEDLVSTATVPPFTNSAMDGYAVRAMDLADASPEQPVRLRVLGDLAAGGVPLSAVGPGEALRIMTGAPMPEGADSVVPVEDTTRGEDWVETAKSLRPGIHIRLAGEDLRAGQLLVKAGQGLRPGDLGVLAAAGIPTVSVHPRVRVAVLTTGDELVDVSEEPGPGRIRDANIHAVCAQVSACGAIPAPFPRVPDDRATLMGVLRQALEADVVLTTGGISVGDYDFMKAMLEELGAERIFWKVAQKPGGPLGFWMLGSRPIFGIPGNPVAAMLMVEEYVRPALRKLMGFAKLHRPVAQARLEDGWTGRTDQRTTFLRVVARREADGLHARTTGPQGSAILSSMLSVNALAVIPEGVARVEPGGTVQLHLTEEAEDH; from the coding sequence ATGCCCACGCCCGCCGAAGCCCTCGCACTCATCCTGGATCGGGTCGCGCCCCGGTCCCCCCGGCGCCTGCCGCTGGAAGCCATCCTCGGCATGGCCGCGGCAGAGGACCTGGTCTCCACGGCCACGGTGCCGCCCTTCACGAACTCCGCCATGGACGGCTACGCCGTGCGGGCCATGGATCTGGCGGACGCTTCGCCGGAGCAGCCCGTCCGCCTGCGCGTGCTGGGTGATCTGGCCGCGGGGGGCGTTCCGCTCAGCGCCGTGGGGCCGGGCGAGGCCCTGCGCATCATGACCGGCGCGCCCATGCCCGAGGGCGCCGACTCGGTGGTGCCCGTGGAGGACACGACCCGGGGCGAGGATTGGGTGGAGACCGCCAAGTCCCTGCGGCCGGGCATCCACATCCGTCTGGCGGGTGAGGACCTGCGTGCGGGGCAGCTGCTCGTGAAGGCGGGGCAGGGGCTGCGGCCCGGCGACCTGGGCGTGCTGGCGGCGGCGGGAATCCCCACGGTGTCCGTCCATCCCCGCGTCCGCGTCGCCGTGCTCACCACAGGCGACGAGCTGGTGGACGTTTCGGAGGAGCCAGGCCCCGGCCGCATCCGGGATGCCAACATCCACGCAGTGTGTGCCCAGGTGTCCGCCTGCGGGGCGATTCCCGCCCCTTTTCCGAGGGTGCCGGACGACCGCGCCACGCTGATGGGCGTGCTGCGCCAGGCCCTGGAGGCCGACGTGGTCCTCACCACGGGGGGCATCTCCGTGGGCGACTACGACTTCATGAAGGCCATGCTCGAGGAGCTGGGCGCCGAGCGGATCTTCTGGAAGGTGGCGCAGAAACCCGGCGGCCCGCTGGGCTTCTGGATGCTGGGCAGCAGGCCCATCTTCGGCATCCCCGGCAATCCCGTGGCCGCCATGCTCATGGTCGAGGAGTATGTCCGCCCCGCGCTGCGCAAGCTCATGGGCTTCGCGAAGCTCCACCGCCCCGTGGCCCAGGCCCGCCTGGAGGACGGCTGGACCGGTCGCACGGACCAGCGCACCACCTTCCTGCGCGTCGTGGCGCGGCGGGAGGCGGACGGCCTCCACGCTCGCACCACCGGGCCCCAGGGCTCGGCCATCCTGTCCTCCATGCTCAGCGTCAACGCCCTGGCGGTGATCCCCGAGGGCGTGGCCCGCGTGGAACCGGGCGGCACCGTGCAGCTGCACCTCACGGAAGAGGCCGAGGATCACTGA